The sequence below is a genomic window from Lolium perenne isolate Kyuss_39 chromosome 4, Kyuss_2.0, whole genome shotgun sequence.
AGGTGAGCTTCTGCTGTCATTCCCCCCTAACTCATTTGAATTTGTTTGCTTAAATCTTTATTTACGGAATTCTTTGCTTAAAGCTTAGTAAATGATACTACTTGGCATTGCTTGACGGCAACCACTATAACCGATTTATTTATTTACGGGAGTATTAAAGCAACTTATCAATGAATCTAAGCATTCCAGGAACTATATGTTGTTTCTTCCCCAAGGATTTGTAGTAGTATACAACTCAAATCATCATTTTAGTAAAAGATTACCCAACTTTTCTAtctgagggttttttgctttatgCCGACAAGTTATAGCTTGGACATCATTTTGAGACTGGCCATGGCCCATGGTTAACTTTTGTTGACTCTGACGATCAATTTATTGCTAGTGTGCAACCATGGTTATCTCTTCTCTTTTTAGATACAAGACGAGTTAGTATTTCGTTTCAATGTAATGAACTGCCAGGTTATGACAGAATTTGGTATAATTTGTAATTCATATATCTCGTCTGACCCGTACATTTTTGCTGTCACACAGGCCACGGTGGAAGCGATGGTCTACATGGATACGTGCAGTCCCTTGACCATGCCGTCCAAGACATGGTATAGAGAGCGTTTCAGTCCTTTGGTTTTGTCTGAGACCATGTGTATAAAATCTTGTCTAAAGGAATTTTATTGTTCAATTCAGAAAATGTATCTGAAGAAAGTCTCAGCTGAGAACCCCGGTGTTCCATGCTTCTGCTTCGGGCACTCAACTGGCGGAGGCATCATTCTCAAGGCTGTGCTTGATCCGGAGGTTAATGCTCTTGTTAACGGCATCGTCCTGACATCACCGGCTGTTCGTATCCAGCCCGCCCACCCCATCGTAGAGGTAAGCTGTTCGTCGAAATGCAGAATAACATCTTCAGAAAGAAACTGCATTTTGCAGACTGGAGAGTATGACTGAAACAATCACTGACTGTATTTTTCTGCTCTCTACCGTAGGCACTTGCCCCAATTTTTGCACTGATAGCGCCGAGGTACCAGTTCGCGGGCTCGAGCAAGAACGGGCCGGCGGTGTCGCGCGACGAGGAAGCCCTGCGAGTGAAGTACTCCGACCCGCTGGTGTTTACCGGCTCCATCCGGGTGCGCACCGGGTACGAGATCCTCCGGCTGACCTCCTACCTGCAGCAGCACCTCCACCGGATCACCGTGCCGCTGCTGGTGCTGCACGGCGCCGACGACATGGTGACCGACCCCGCCGGCTCGAAGAGCCTGCACCGGGAGGCCTCGACGCCGGACAAGTCCATCCGGCTCTACGACGGGCTGCTCCACGACCTCCTCATCGAGCCCGAGAAGGAGGTGGTCCTCGGCGACATCGTCGACTGGCTGCGCCCCAGGATCTGACCACGCCGCCTCAACTAGGCTGTGCGTGGGAGCGGCGATGCGTCTCCCTTACCGGTGACGACGCGATTTTTGATCGTCCGCGCCTCCTTCCTCGGTGGCGTCgcggccggcggtggcggcgcgagAGCGGTGAAGCTTAGTAACTTAACTTACCTGGGATGTCGGTGGGTTCTGTGGCTGAATTTGGTCGGCCTCCCAGCGGTGTCCCGAGATATGTTCTTGACCCATGTCCTGTTTTTGCCTGCTAGCTAGGGTGTGGGTGCTCATTGCGTACCTGCAGTTAGCTTAGTGTTCGTTCATGTCGCCCTGCGTGGTGCACAATAATGGCGTAGACGCCTTCTCTCCTCTAGTTCCCTCCCACGAGATTGAGGGGACATTTTCCGTCGCGGCTCGAATCAGAATCCGCGGCAGAGTTGATTATTTTGCATGAAATTTTTGCCTACCCTGCTGTCTTTCCGCACTTTACAAGTCTCATCGGTTTCATGCGCCTTCTTCACTCTTCTCAGGTGAACTTCACGGGACAGTTTCTTCAGATATCTTTCACTGCATTTCACAGAAAATGAATGAAACTTGATGAAACAATCGTGGCACGCAAATGAATGAAACTTGATGAAACAATCGTGGCGCAAATTTTGAATCATCAGATCGCCCTCGTGCCACACTGCTCACCGCAGCAGTGTTGCTGGCTTGGTGTAGCTTTCACCTCGGCGAGCGATTGATCTTGACGCCGCGGGCTCACTATTGCTGGCTTGGAGCTTTCGGCGAGTGCTGATCGTTTGATGTTCACGCCGCAGGCCACGTACTCATCACCTCGTTGGTATACAAGTATACAACAAGGCGTTTCCTAGCTTCTCCCTGAACTCGCGAGACCACGCGGGAAGACGTCGCGCTCGAGTGCTATGCGACGGCGAGAGGTGAGAACTGACAGCACGGACAGAGATGTTTTCCAGGAAATCAACCGGAAAAGAGCAAATCAAAGCGTCCTGATTCGCCGATCAAAATCTTTCTATCGCTAACGTGAGGCCAACAATGGGCACGCCGACTAGAATGAGCTTCTCCCACGATGCAGCCGCACTGGCTTGTCGTCCCCATCTGAGTGCTCCAAGGCCACCACAATTTACATGCTTTACATCTGATGAAGAGACAAAAAACCCTGTCTTTTCTTATACAGTATACTCCTTCGTTCGTCTTGTAGTAGTGTTGTTTTCACGAAAGGAACGCGGCGGTAAAGATACACCGAAGTACTTCAATGAAATCTCTAGGGAATTAAGTTCGTTGAATGTCAACTGTACTATTTCTAGGCGGTACATTTTTTTAGGGTATGTCAACTCTTTTTTTCAGCAAGAGAAAAAATACGATCATGGCCGTTTTGCTGGGCTAAACCTATACACCAACCAGGTTCATGCCCGGGTGTGGGCCTGGCCTAGGTAGAtattttttctctctttttttttttacctttttcctctttcttttcattttactgttttcttttttttcttttcttttttaatgTTTTTTCATTACttttatttttcaaatttgaaaatataaAATTTTAGAAATGTTCAAGTTCGaaaaattttaaaatttgaaattaTTCCAATTTTACAAACATTTGAATTTAAAAATTGCTCAAATTCAAAAAAGTTTAGGTTCAAAAATTTTCATACTTAAATAATGTTcaatttttaaaattgttcaaattcaaaattatTAAAATGTATTCAGAAATCATTTTCAAAAATTGTTCATATTAAAAATTGTTTGAAT
It includes:
- the LOC127293132 gene encoding uncharacterized protein, translating into MAGSMQAAEAAGRISALLSLLALRRILAVLQPLALLLLLPLRWRAAQRHGQDASSTVADAPSSAATSSAKKGKASAVVLRVPAGSPMATARRQALARREAAVRRAREAGREYELIPTARGETLFTQRWWPHGSSSSAAVKPRAIVVVMHGLNEHSGRYDYLAKRLNDMDVKVYGMDWTGHGGSDGLHGYVQSLDHAVQDMKMYLKKVSAENPGVPCFCFGHSTGGGIILKAVLDPEVNALVNGIVLTSPAVRIQPAHPIVEALAPIFALIAPRYQFAGSSKNGPAVSRDEEALRVKYSDPLVFTGSIRVRTGYEILRLTSYLQQHLHRITVPLLVLHGADDMVTDPAGSKSLHREASTPDKSIRLYDGLLHDLLIEPEKEVVLGDIVDWLRPRI